In Balearica regulorum gibbericeps isolate bBalReg1 chromosome 2, bBalReg1.pri, whole genome shotgun sequence, one DNA window encodes the following:
- the LOC104633852 gene encoding orofacial cleft 1 candidate gene 1 protein homolog has protein sequence MEKEKFQQKALKQTKQKKSKSAEFLMVKEERAATEGIENPAFNISSTDLSAYQPSEEKVIRHDKPDSTLAAHQQKLGLQAHAEPRGNEYSRNYFDPLMDEEINPRQCGMEVSEEDPVKFDEQILYGKLMKLLDEENKMLDFQAHVASEDFADAVMPVSSSKACDLHRELEDEVIPSYIEQFERDVQDDIILLGSFSLEQDSKHHKEISHHKKQKLEARIHELFQRVGSQPLEAEENGCEEEMVASFGNLAGVNTGLNGAAGPCGKILG, from the exons AAGTTCCAGCAGAAGGCTCTGAAGCAAACTAAGCAGAAGAAATCCAAGTCGGCTGAATTTCTGATGG TAAAAGAAGAGAGAGCAGCAACAGAAGGCATTGAAAATCCAGCTTTTAACATCAGCAGCACAGATCTTTCAGCATATCAGCcttcagaagagaaagttaTTAGACATGACAAGCCAGATAGCACCCTTGCAGCTCACCAACAAAAACTCGGGCTGCAAGCCCATGCTGAACCAAGAG GAAATGAATACAGCAGAAATTACTTTGACCCGTTGATGGATGAGGAAATAAACCCAAGGCAGTGTGGGATggaggtcagtgaagaag atccTGTGAAATTTGATGAGCAAATCCTGTATGGTAAGCTGATGAAGCTTCTAGATGAAGAGAACAAGATGCTGGACTTCcaag CCCATGTCGCCAGTGAAGATTTTGCAGACGCTGTGATGCCTGTCAGCTCCAGTAAGGCATGTGACCTTCACAGGGAGCTTGAAGATGAAGTGATTCCTTCATATATCGAACAGTTTGAAAGAGATGTTCAGGATGACATAATTCTGCTTGGCAGCTTTTCACTGGAACAG GACTCAAAGCACCACAAGGAAATCTCTCACCACAAGAAACAAAAGTTGGAGGCCAGGATTCATGAACTCTTTCAAAG AGTGGGAAGTCAGCCGTTGGAAGCAGAGGAGAATGGATGTGAAGAAGAAATGGTAGCCAGTTTTGGTAACCTTGCAGGTGTGAATACTGGGTTAAATGGAGCAGCAGGACCTTGTGGGAAG